One stretch of Bradyrhizobium canariense DNA includes these proteins:
- the pimD gene encoding pimeloyl-CoA dehydrogenase small subunit, with translation MDFDLSEEQRLLKESVDGLLTDSYDFDQRKKYMAEKGGWSKALWGKLAEQGLLGLPFSEEDGGFGAGGVETMIVMEALGKALLLEPYLATVVIGGGFLRHGGSAEQKAAHIPGIIDGSKTFAFAQLEKNSRYDLHDIATAAKKKGSGWVIDGEKFVVLNGETADTLIVTARTKGGQRDKNGIGVFLVPGNAKGIAKKGYPTQDGLHAADITFTGVEVDGSAAIGDPENGLPLIERVVDEARTALCAEAVGAMDESLKTTVEYLKTRKQFGVPIGSFQTLQHRAADMFVAVEQARSMSMFATMASDFDNAKERATAIAAAKVQIGKSLKFVGQQSIQLHGGIGMTQEAKIGHYFKRLTMIENTLGDTDYHLRRVTDSGGLV, from the coding sequence ATGGATTTTGATTTGTCCGAGGAGCAGCGGCTTCTCAAGGAAAGCGTCGACGGACTGCTGACGGATTCCTATGATTTCGACCAGCGCAAGAAATACATGGCGGAGAAGGGCGGCTGGAGCAAAGCGCTCTGGGGCAAGCTTGCCGAGCAGGGCCTGCTGGGCCTGCCGTTCTCCGAAGAGGATGGCGGCTTCGGCGCCGGCGGCGTCGAGACCATGATCGTGATGGAGGCGCTGGGCAAGGCACTGCTGCTCGAGCCGTATCTCGCGACCGTCGTGATCGGCGGCGGCTTCCTGCGCCATGGCGGCTCGGCCGAGCAGAAGGCCGCGCACATTCCCGGCATCATCGACGGCAGCAAGACCTTTGCCTTCGCGCAGTTGGAGAAGAATTCGCGCTACGACCTCCACGACATCGCGACCGCGGCCAAGAAGAAGGGTTCGGGCTGGGTGATCGACGGCGAGAAATTCGTCGTGCTCAACGGCGAGACCGCCGACACGCTGATCGTAACCGCGCGCACCAAGGGCGGCCAGCGCGACAAGAACGGCATCGGCGTGTTCCTGGTGCCCGGCAATGCCAAGGGCATCGCGAAAAAGGGCTATCCGACCCAGGACGGCCTGCACGCGGCCGATATCACCTTCACCGGCGTCGAAGTCGACGGCAGTGCCGCGATCGGCGACCCCGAGAACGGCCTGCCGCTGATCGAGCGCGTGGTCGATGAAGCCCGCACCGCGCTGTGCGCCGAGGCGGTCGGTGCGATGGATGAATCGCTCAAGACCACCGTCGAATATCTGAAAACCCGCAAGCAGTTCGGCGTGCCGATCGGCAGCTTCCAGACCCTGCAGCATCGCGCCGCCGACATGTTCGTCGCGGTCGAACAGGCCCGCAGCATGTCGATGTTCGCCACCATGGCGTCCGACTTCGACAACGCCAAAGAGCGCGCCACCGCAATCGCCGCGGCGAAGGTGCAAATCGGCAAATCGCTGAAGTTCGTCGGCCAGCAGTCGATCCAGCTCCACGGCGGCATCGGCATGACCCAGGAAGCCAAGATCGGCCACTACTTCAAGCGGCTGACCATGATCGAGAACACGCTGGGTGATACCGACTACCACCTCCGTCGCGTCACCGACAGCGGTGGGCTGGTTTAG
- a CDS encoding SDR family NAD(P)-dependent oxidoreductase, protein MKNTPFDLTGKVAVVTGSSRGIGRSSAELLAKLGAKVVISSRKADACQEVADGINKAGGEAHVIACNISRRAEVEALISGATKHFGKIDILVCNAAVNPYYGPLLDITDEAFDKIMGSNVKSNIWLCSLAIPQMAERGNGSVVIISSIGGLRGSTVIGAYGISKAADFALCRSLAGEWGPKGVRVNCVAPGLVKTDFARALWEDEERLKRRCATTPLRRIGEPDEIAGAVAYLSSDASTFMTGQTIVVDGGVTTASV, encoded by the coding sequence GTGAAAAACACCCCGTTCGATCTCACCGGCAAAGTCGCCGTCGTCACCGGTTCGAGCCGCGGCATCGGCCGCTCGTCGGCTGAACTGCTGGCGAAGCTCGGCGCCAAGGTGGTGATCTCCAGCCGCAAGGCGGATGCCTGCCAGGAAGTCGCTGATGGCATCAACAAGGCCGGCGGCGAGGCCCATGTCATTGCCTGCAACATTTCGCGGCGCGCCGAAGTCGAGGCGCTGATCTCGGGCGCGACAAAACATTTCGGCAAGATCGACATCCTCGTCTGCAACGCCGCGGTCAATCCCTATTACGGCCCGCTGCTCGACATCACCGACGAAGCCTTCGACAAGATCATGGGCTCCAACGTCAAGAGCAACATCTGGCTGTGCTCGCTGGCGATCCCGCAGATGGCCGAGCGTGGCAACGGCTCGGTCGTCATCATCTCCTCGATCGGCGGACTTCGTGGTTCGACCGTGATCGGCGCCTACGGGATTTCCAAAGCGGCGGATTTTGCGCTGTGCCGTAGCCTCGCCGGCGAATGGGGCCCGAAGGGCGTGCGCGTCAATTGCGTAGCACCTGGTCTGGTCAAAACCGATTTCGCCCGTGCGCTGTGGGAAGACGAGGAGCGCCTGAAGCGCCGCTGCGCCACCACACCGCTGCGTCGGATCGGCGAGCCCGACGAGATCGCCGGCGCCGTGGCCTATCTATCCTCCGACGCCTCCACCTTCATGACCGGCCAGACCATCGTGGTCGACGGCGGCGTGACGACCGCGTCGGTCTAG
- the glpK gene encoding glycerol kinase GlpK, producing MSFVLAIDQGTTSSRAIVFRSDISIAASAQQEFPQHFPASGWVEHEPEDIWTSTVATCREALRKAGIGAKDIAAIGITNQRETTVVWDRATGTAVHRAIVWQDRRTADICAKLKSEGHEPAISAKTGLIIDPYFSGTKVAWILDHVPGARARAERGELMFGTVDCYLLWRLTGGKVHATDATNASRTLLFNIHTGEWDDELLKILRVPRSMLPEVKDSSAKFGDSVADLFGGVIAISGIAGDQQAATIGQACFSPGMIKSTYGTGCFALLNTGATPVASKNKLLTTIAYQLNGKRTYALEGSIFVAGSSVQWLRDGLGIIKQASETGPLADQSDSTQSVYLVPAFVGLGAPYWNPRVRGALFGLTRNTGPAELAHAALESVCYQTFDLWAAMRDDWPEAKAANIVLRVDGGMAASDWTMQRLADLLDAPVDRPMIQETTALGAAYLAGLNAGVYPEPSKFADNWRLEHRFKPNMSQATRERKLKGWARAVKGVLASDEGEG from the coding sequence ATGTCTTTCGTGCTGGCCATCGATCAGGGCACCACATCCTCACGCGCGATCGTGTTTCGCTCCGACATCTCCATCGCCGCATCCGCGCAGCAGGAATTCCCGCAGCATTTTCCGGCCTCGGGCTGGGTCGAGCACGAGCCGGAGGACATCTGGACCTCGACGGTGGCGACCTGCCGCGAGGCGCTGCGGAAAGCCGGTATCGGTGCCAAGGACATCGCCGCCATTGGCATCACCAACCAGCGCGAAACCACCGTGGTGTGGGACCGCGCCACCGGCACCGCCGTGCACCGCGCCATCGTCTGGCAGGACCGCCGCACCGCCGACATCTGCGCCAAGTTAAAGAGTGAAGGCCACGAGCCGGCGATCTCGGCGAAAACCGGCCTGATCATCGATCCCTATTTCTCCGGCACCAAGGTCGCCTGGATCCTCGATCACGTGCCCGGCGCCCGCGCGCGCGCCGAGCGCGGCGAACTGATGTTCGGCACCGTCGATTGCTATCTGCTGTGGCGGCTGACCGGCGGCAAGGTGCACGCGACCGACGCCACCAACGCCTCGCGCACGCTGCTGTTCAACATCCACACCGGCGAGTGGGACGATGAACTGCTGAAAATCCTGCGCGTGCCGCGTTCGATGTTGCCCGAGGTCAAGGACTCCTCGGCAAAATTTGGCGACAGCGTGGCGGATTTGTTTGGCGGCGTGATCGCGATATCAGGCATCGCCGGCGACCAGCAGGCGGCGACCATTGGGCAGGCCTGCTTTTCGCCCGGCATGATCAAATCGACCTATGGCACCGGCTGTTTTGCCCTGCTCAACACCGGCGCGACGCCCGTGGCCTCGAAGAACAAGCTGCTGACGACGATTGCGTATCAGTTGAACGGCAAACGCACCTACGCGCTGGAAGGCTCGATCTTCGTCGCCGGCTCCTCGGTGCAGTGGCTGCGCGACGGCCTCGGCATCATCAAGCAGGCCAGCGAGACCGGCCCGCTCGCCGACCAATCCGATTCCACGCAGTCGGTCTATCTGGTGCCGGCCTTCGTCGGCCTCGGCGCACCCTACTGGAATCCGCGGGTGCGCGGTGCGCTGTTCGGGCTGACGCGCAACACCGGTCCGGCCGAGTTGGCGCACGCCGCGCTGGAAAGCGTCTGCTACCAGACTTTTGACCTCTGGGCCGCGATGCGCGACGACTGGCCGGAAGCCAAAGCTGCGAACATCGTGCTGCGCGTCGACGGCGGCATGGCCGCCTCCGACTGGACCATGCAGCGCCTTGCGGATTTGCTCGACGCGCCGGTCGATCGCCCGATGATCCAGGAAACCACCGCCCTGGGCGCCGCCTATCTCGCCGGCCTCAACGCCGGCGTCTATCCCGAGCCTTCAAAATTCGCCGACAACTGGCGGCTGGAGCACCGCTTCAAGCCCAACATGAGCCAGGCCACGCGCGAGCGAAAACTGAAGGGCTGGGCGCGGGCGGTGAAGGGCGTGCTGGCGAGCGATGAGGGGGAGGGGTGA
- a CDS encoding GIY-YIG nuclease family protein → MSYYVYLLASRKHGTLYLGVTSDIVRRGYEHRSKAIGGFTTKYGVDKLVWFEIYDDIATAIAREKELKKWRRDWKIRLIEEQNPEWVDLYPGISN, encoded by the coding sequence ATGTCATATTACGTCTATCTCCTTGCGAGCAGAAAACACGGCACACTCTATCTCGGTGTGACAAGCGATATCGTGCGTCGCGGCTACGAACACCGCAGCAAGGCGATCGGCGGCTTTACGACAAAATATGGCGTCGACAAGCTGGTGTGGTTTGAGATCTACGACGACATTGCAACCGCTATTGCCCGAGAAAAGGAATTGAAGAAATGGCGGCGCGACTGGAAAATTCGTTTGATTGAGGAGCAAAATCCGGAGTGGGTCGATCTGTATCCCGGTATCTCAAATTGA
- the metH gene encoding methionine synthase yields MTVPVSPKRTALLAAARERILVLDGAMGTMIQGLQFDEAAFRGERFADFHRDVRGNNDLLILTQPRAIEDIHADYLRSGADIVATNTFSSTSIAQADYELSDLAYELNLEGAKLARNAALRVTAEDGKPRFVAGAIGPTNRTASISPDVSNPGFRAVTFDDLRKAYGEQINGLLDGGADLLLVETIFDTLNAKAALYAIAEISEARGIDVPVMISGTITDKSGRLLSGQLPEAFWNSVRHARPITIGFNCALGAEDLRAHIADIGRVADTLVCAYPNAGLPNEFGQYDESPEYMARLIGEFASAGLVNIVGGCCGTTPDHIAAIAAAVAPHRPRIVPEIEPRLRLSGLEPFEITPAIPFVNVGERTNVTGSAKFRKLVTAGDYTAALQVARDQVENGAQIIDVNMDEGLLDSEAAMVTFLNLVAAEPDIARVPVMVDSSKFAVIEAGLKCVQGKPVVNSISMKEGEEKFIHEAKIARRHGAAVVVMAFDEAGQADTFARKTEICKRAYDILVNQLDFPPEDIIFDPNIFAIATGLEEHNNYGVDFIEATRWIRQNLPHAHISGGVSNLSFSFRGNEPVREAMHSVFLYHAIKAGMDMGIVNAGQMIVYDDIDPELRQVCEDVILNRDPGASERLLALAEKFRGKEKQTKEQDLAWREWPVDKRLSHALVHGITEFIEADTEDARKVAERPLNVIEGPLMAGMNVVGDLFGDGKMFLPQVVKSARVMKQAVAYLMPFMEEEKARNLANGITGDGRKNAGKIVLATVKGDVHDIGKNIVGIVLQCNNFEVIDLGVMVPATKIIETAKAEGADIIGLSGLITPSLDEMSFLASELERQGLKVPLLIGGATTSRVHTAVKIEPNYKGGPVVHVNDASRAVGVASALLSPERREAYAAEVRADYAKISAAHFRAQADKKRLKLADARANAPHIDFAKTPPKKPTFLGIKSFADYDLAELASYIDWTPFFQTWELTGRFPAILDDPKVGEVARSLYDDARKMLDRIVKEKWFKAQATIGFWPANTEGDDIAVYADDTRQEKIATFHTLRQQLEKREGRFNTALSDFIAPAASGVPDYIGAFVVTAGIGEDIIADRFKHANDDYSSILCKALADRLAEAFAERMHARVRREFWGYAPDETLKPDELILEQYAGIRPAPGYPAQPDHTEKKTLFALLDAENTAGVKLTESYAMWPGSSVSGLYFSHPESFYFGVGKIERDQVEDYAARKGMTVAETERWLAPVLNYIPAQDRSTQDRAVKEAMPTLAPTSATPANDVVVQEMASHPPGCTCAVHLAYRKKTARAG; encoded by the coding sequence ATGACCGTTCCTGTTTCGCCAAAGCGAACTGCCCTGCTCGCTGCTGCCCGCGAGCGCATCCTGGTGCTCGACGGCGCCATGGGCACCATGATCCAGGGGCTGCAATTCGACGAGGCGGCGTTCCGCGGCGAACGTTTTGCGGACTTCCATCGCGACGTCAGGGGCAACAACGACCTGCTGATCCTGACCCAGCCGAGGGCGATCGAGGATATCCACGCCGATTATTTGCGCTCCGGCGCCGACATCGTCGCCACCAACACCTTCTCCTCGACCTCGATCGCGCAGGCCGATTACGAGCTGTCCGATCTTGCCTATGAGCTCAATCTCGAAGGCGCGAAACTCGCGCGCAACGCCGCGCTGCGCGTTACCGCCGAGGACGGCAAGCCGCGCTTTGTTGCGGGTGCGATCGGACCGACCAACCGCACCGCGTCGATCTCGCCCGACGTGTCGAATCCCGGTTTCCGCGCCGTGACGTTTGACGATCTGCGCAAAGCCTATGGCGAACAGATCAACGGCCTGCTCGACGGCGGCGCCGATCTGTTGCTGGTCGAGACCATCTTCGACACCCTCAACGCCAAGGCGGCGCTCTACGCCATCGCCGAAATCAGCGAGGCCCGCGGCATCGACGTGCCCGTGATGATATCCGGCACCATCACCGATAAATCCGGCCGCCTGCTGTCGGGCCAATTGCCCGAAGCGTTCTGGAATTCGGTACGCCACGCCAGGCCCATCACCATCGGCTTCAATTGCGCGCTCGGCGCCGAAGACCTCCGAGCCCATATCGCCGATATCGGCCGCGTCGCCGATACGCTGGTGTGCGCCTATCCGAACGCAGGCCTGCCCAACGAATTCGGCCAGTACGATGAAAGCCCGGAATATATGGCGCGCCTGATCGGCGAGTTCGCCAGCGCCGGCCTCGTCAACATCGTCGGCGGCTGCTGCGGCACCACGCCGGATCATATCGCCGCGATCGCGGCCGCGGTCGCGCCGCATCGCCCGCGCATCGTGCCCGAGATTGAGCCGCGGTTGCGGCTGTCGGGTCTCGAGCCGTTCGAGATCACGCCGGCTATTCCCTTCGTCAATGTCGGCGAGCGCACCAACGTCACCGGCTCGGCCAAATTCCGCAAGCTGGTCACTGCAGGCGACTACACCGCAGCGCTTCAGGTGGCGCGCGACCAGGTCGAGAACGGCGCCCAGATCATCGACGTCAACATGGACGAGGGCCTGCTCGATTCGGAAGCGGCGATGGTGACATTCCTCAATCTCGTCGCCGCCGAACCCGATATCGCCCGCGTTCCCGTGATGGTGGATTCGTCGAAATTCGCCGTGATCGAAGCCGGCCTGAAATGCGTTCAGGGCAAGCCGGTTGTCAATTCGATCTCGATGAAGGAAGGCGAGGAGAAGTTCATCCACGAAGCAAAAATCGCGCGGCGTCACGGCGCCGCCGTGGTGGTGATGGCGTTCGACGAAGCAGGGCAAGCCGATACGTTCGCGCGCAAGACCGAGATCTGCAAGCGCGCCTACGACATCCTCGTCAATCAGCTCGATTTCCCGCCCGAGGACATCATCTTCGATCCGAATATTTTCGCGATCGCGACCGGGCTCGAAGAACACAACAATTACGGCGTCGATTTTATCGAGGCGACGCGCTGGATCCGGCAGAACCTGCCGCACGCGCATATCTCCGGCGGCGTCTCCAACCTGTCGTTCTCGTTCCGCGGCAATGAGCCGGTGCGCGAGGCCATGCATTCGGTGTTCCTGTATCACGCCATCAAGGCCGGCATGGACATGGGCATCGTCAATGCCGGGCAGATGATCGTCTACGACGACATCGATCCAGAGCTGCGCCAGGTGTGCGAGGACGTCATCCTCAACCGCGATCCCGGTGCGTCGGAGCGGCTGCTGGCGCTCGCGGAAAAATTCCGCGGCAAGGAGAAGCAGACCAAGGAGCAGGACCTCGCCTGGCGCGAATGGCCTGTCGATAAGCGGCTGTCGCACGCGCTGGTACACGGCATCACCGAATTCATCGAGGCCGATACCGAAGACGCCCGCAAGGTCGCGGAGCGCCCGCTCAATGTCATTGAAGGCCCGCTGATGGCCGGCATGAACGTGGTCGGCGATCTCTTCGGCGACGGCAAGATGTTCCTGCCGCAGGTGGTGAAATCCGCCCGCGTGATGAAACAGGCGGTCGCCTATCTGATGCCGTTCATGGAAGAGGAAAAGGCGCGCAACCTTGCCAATGGCATCACCGGCGACGGCCGCAAGAACGCCGGCAAGATCGTGCTCGCGACCGTCAAGGGCGACGTGCACGACATCGGCAAGAACATCGTCGGCATCGTGCTGCAATGTAACAACTTTGAAGTCATCGACCTCGGCGTGATGGTGCCCGCCACCAAAATCATCGAGACCGCGAAGGCCGAAGGCGCCGATATCATCGGCCTGTCCGGCCTGATCACGCCGTCGCTGGACGAGATGAGTTTCCTGGCCAGCGAACTGGAACGCCAGGGCCTGAAGGTGCCGCTGCTGATCGGTGGCGCCACCACCAGCCGCGTCCATACCGCTGTGAAGATCGAGCCGAACTACAAGGGCGGACCGGTGGTGCATGTCAATGACGCCAGCCGCGCCGTCGGCGTGGCCTCGGCGCTGCTGTCGCCCGAGCGGCGCGAGGCCTATGCCGCCGAAGTGCGCGCCGATTACGCGAAAATCTCGGCGGCGCATTTCCGCGCGCAGGCCGACAAGAAGCGGCTGAAGCTCGCGGACGCCCGCGCCAACGCCCCGCACATCGATTTTGCCAAGACGCCGCCGAAGAAGCCCACCTTCCTGGGCATCAAGAGTTTTGCCGATTACGACCTCGCAGAGCTCGCCTCCTACATCGACTGGACGCCGTTCTTCCAGACCTGGGAGCTGACTGGGCGTTTTCCGGCCATCCTCGACGATCCCAAGGTCGGCGAAGTCGCGCGCTCGCTCTATGATGATGCCCGCAAGATGCTCGACCGGATCGTGAAAGAGAAATGGTTCAAGGCGCAGGCGACCATCGGTTTCTGGCCCGCCAATACCGAGGGCGACGATATCGCCGTCTATGCCGACGACACCCGCCAGGAAAAGATCGCGACCTTCCACACGCTGCGCCAGCAACTGGAGAAGCGCGAAGGCCGCTTCAACACGGCGCTGTCGGATTTCATTGCGCCCGCCGCGTCGGGCGTGCCTGACTATATCGGTGCGTTCGTGGTCACCGCAGGGATCGGCGAAGACATCATTGCCGACCGCTTCAAGCATGCCAATGACGATTACTCCTCGATCCTGTGCAAGGCGCTGGCGGATCGTCTCGCCGAGGCCTTTGCGGAGCGGATGCACGCACGCGTGCGCCGGGAATTCTGGGGCTACGCGCCGGACGAGACGCTTAAGCCGGACGAGTTGATCCTGGAGCAATATGCCGGCATTCGCCCGGCGCCCGGCTACCCCGCGCAGCCCGATCACACCGAGAAGAAGACGCTGTTCGCGCTGCTCGACGCCGAGAACACCGCCGGCGTGAAGCTGACCGAAAGCTATGCGATGTGGCCGGGCTCGTCGGTCTCCGGGCTCTATTTCAGCCACCCCGAAAGCTTCTATTTCGGCGTCGGCAAGATCGAGCGCGACCAGGTCGAGGATTACGCCGCGCGCAAGGGCATGACGGTGGCCGAGACCGAACGCTGGCTGGCGCCGGTGCTGAACTACATTCCGGCGCAGGACCGGTCGACGCAGGATCGCGCCGTGAAGGAAGCGATGCCGACGCTGGCGCCGACATCAGCCACGCCCGCCAACGACGTTGTCGTTCAAGAAATGGCCTCGCATCCTCCGGGCTGCACCTGCGCGGTGCATCTGGCGTATCGCAAGAAGACGGCAAGGGCGGGGTAA
- the metF gene encoding methylenetetrahydrofolate reductase [NAD(P)H], with product MTENTPSAPNGHRPHDLPAISFEFFPPKTEEMERSLWETIKRLAPLAPNFVSVTYGAGGSTRERTHSTIARILSETSLTPAAHLTCVDAPRANVDDVVAQYHAAGVRHIVALRGDPASGIGGVYTPHPEGYSSSADLVASIKRRHSDIEVTVSAYPERHPESTDFDADIDMLKAKVDAGATRAITQFFFDNDLYFRYLDRVRARGIEIPIVPGILPVQNFKQAANFAKRAGASMPDWLAQKFEGLDDDPETRKLVAAAVAAGQVQKLAKHGVETFHFYTMNRADLVFAISHLLGIRPQAAQKAA from the coding sequence ATGACCGAGAATACGCCCTCCGCGCCCAATGGGCACCGACCGCATGACCTGCCCGCAATCTCGTTTGAGTTCTTCCCGCCGAAGACCGAGGAGATGGAGCGCAGCCTGTGGGAAACCATCAAACGGCTGGCGCCGCTGGCCCCCAATTTCGTCTCGGTGACCTATGGCGCCGGCGGGTCGACCCGCGAGCGCACCCATTCGACCATTGCCCGCATTCTGTCCGAGACCAGCCTGACGCCGGCCGCACATCTCACCTGTGTCGATGCGCCCCGCGCCAATGTCGATGACGTGGTTGCGCAATATCACGCGGCCGGCGTCCGCCATATCGTCGCGCTGCGCGGCGATCCCGCCAGCGGCATCGGCGGCGTCTACACCCCGCATCCGGAAGGCTACAGCAGCTCCGCCGATCTCGTCGCCTCGATCAAGCGCCGGCACAGCGATATCGAAGTGACGGTGTCGGCCTATCCCGAGCGGCATCCCGAAAGCACTGATTTCGACGCCGATATCGATATGCTCAAGGCCAAGGTCGACGCCGGTGCAACGCGGGCGATCACGCAGTTCTTCTTCGATAACGACCTCTACTTCCGCTACCTCGACCGCGTCCGCGCCCGCGGCATCGAGATCCCGATCGTCCCGGGCATTTTGCCGGTGCAGAACTTCAAGCAGGCGGCGAATTTCGCCAAGCGCGCCGGCGCCAGCATGCCGGACTGGCTGGCGCAGAAATTCGAAGGCCTCGACGACGATCCCGAGACCCGCAAGCTGGTGGCGGCGGCGGTGGCCGCCGGCCAGGTGCAAAAGCTCGCCAAGCATGGCGTCGAGACCTTTCACTTCTACACCATGAACCGCGCGGACCTCGTGTTCGCGATCAGCCATTTGCTCGGCATCCGCCCGCAGGCTGCACAGAAGGCTGCCTGA
- a CDS encoding LLM class flavin-dependent oxidoreductase, translating to MIPLSVLDLSVVTTGTKPAAALRNSIDLARHVDQLGYVRYWLAEHHNLASVASPAPDIMIGQIAAVTSHIRVGSGGVMLPNHAPLVVAERFKMLEALFPGRIDLGLGRAPGTDGATAYALRSRLDRREGDDFLERLHELTLWETRDFPADHPYNKVIAMPDDTPLPPIWLLGSSDYSSELAAQVGMGFAFAHHFASYDAIAALTNYRQRFKPSGWRATPSGILAVAVVAAETDAEAERLASSMDLNRLRRDRGEYLPLPSVEEALAYPYTDADRALIARNRSRLFVGSPATIMAKLQPMIAASQADELMIITAVHDHDARKKSYSLLADAFGLGKSAAA from the coding sequence ATGATTCCTCTCTCGGTCCTCGATCTCTCCGTCGTCACCACAGGCACCAAGCCGGCCGCCGCGCTGCGCAACAGCATCGATCTGGCGCGCCACGTCGATCAGCTTGGCTATGTCCGGTATTGGCTGGCTGAACATCATAACCTTGCCTCCGTGGCGAGCCCCGCGCCCGATATCATGATCGGGCAGATCGCCGCCGTAACCAGCCACATCCGGGTCGGCTCCGGCGGCGTGATGCTGCCGAACCATGCGCCGCTGGTCGTGGCCGAGCGCTTCAAGATGCTGGAGGCGCTGTTTCCCGGCCGGATCGACCTCGGACTTGGCCGCGCGCCGGGCACCGATGGCGCCACGGCGTATGCACTGCGCAGCCGGCTCGACCGCCGCGAGGGCGACGATTTTCTCGAGCGGCTGCACGAATTGACGCTGTGGGAGACGCGCGATTTTCCGGCCGACCATCCCTATAACAAGGTGATCGCGATGCCGGACGACACGCCGCTGCCGCCGATCTGGCTGCTCGGCTCCAGCGATTACAGTTCAGAATTGGCAGCCCAGGTCGGGATGGGCTTTGCGTTTGCGCATCATTTTGCGTCCTATGACGCGATCGCAGCGCTGACCAATTATCGTCAGCGCTTCAAACCTTCGGGCTGGCGCGCGACGCCAAGCGGCATCCTCGCGGTCGCGGTGGTCGCAGCGGAAACCGATGCGGAAGCAGAGCGGCTGGCGTCCTCGATGGATCTCAACCGGTTGCGCCGGGACCGCGGGGAATACCTGCCGCTGCCCAGTGTCGAGGAGGCCTTGGCCTATCCCTACACCGATGCCGACCGCGCCCTGATCGCGCGCAATCGCTCGCGGCTGTTCGTCGGCAGTCCGGCCACTATCATGGCGAAGCTGCAGCCGATGATCGCGGCCAGCCAGGCCGATGAGCTGATGATCATCACCGCGGTGCACGATCACGACGCACGCAAGAAGTCATATAGCTTGCTGGCGGATGCGTTTGGGCTGGGGAAGAGCGCGGCGGCGTAA
- a CDS encoding prephenate dehydratase — protein MTKTMKIAFQGEPGANSHIAIVGAYPDAEPLPCATFEDALAAISSGEADLGMIPIENSVAGRVADIHHLLPQSGLFIVGEWFEPIHHQLMAPRGAKLADIKTVESHVHALGQCRRIIRKLGIRPIVSGDTAGSARIVAERGDKSCASIASRLAAEIHGLDILAEDVEDETHNTTRFVVLAREPNWASQGSGPLVTTFVFRVRNLPAALYKAMGGFATNGVNMTKLESYMVDGNFFATQFYADVDGHPEDRNLAFALEELKFFSREFRIVGVYPGHPFRATFSEKQD, from the coding sequence ATGACAAAAACCATGAAAATTGCATTCCAGGGCGAGCCAGGCGCGAATTCCCACATCGCCATCGTCGGAGCCTATCCCGACGCCGAACCGCTGCCCTGCGCAACCTTCGAAGACGCGCTGGCCGCGATCTCCTCGGGCGAGGCGGATCTGGGGATGATCCCGATCGAGAACTCGGTCGCCGGCCGGGTCGCCGACATTCATCATCTGCTGCCGCAATCCGGCCTGTTCATCGTCGGCGAATGGTTCGAGCCGATCCATCATCAATTGATGGCGCCGCGCGGGGCCAAACTGGCTGACATCAAGACGGTGGAGAGCCATGTCCACGCGCTCGGACAATGCCGCCGCATCATCCGCAAGCTCGGCATCAGGCCGATCGTGTCGGGCGACACCGCCGGGAGCGCGCGGATCGTAGCCGAGCGCGGCGACAAGAGCTGCGCGTCGATTGCCTCGCGGCTCGCGGCTGAGATCCACGGCCTGGATATCCTGGCCGAGGATGTCGAGGACGAGACCCACAACACCACCCGCTTTGTGGTGCTGGCGCGTGAGCCGAACTGGGCCAGCCAAGGCTCGGGACCGCTGGTCACCACGTTTGTTTTCCGGGTGCGCAACCTGCCGGCCGCGCTCTACAAGGCGATGGGCGGCTTCGCCACCAATGGCGTCAACATGACCAAGCTGGAAAGCTACATGGTCGACGGCAATTTCTTCGCCACGCAATTCTACGCCGATGTCGACGGCCACCCCGAGGACAGGAATCTCGCCTTCGCGCTGGAGGAATTGAAATTCTTCTCGCGCGAATTCCGCATCGTAGGCGTCTATCCCGGCCATCCGTTCCGCGCGACGTTCAGCGAGAAGCAGGATTGA